One segment of Methylotuvimicrobium sp. KM2 DNA contains the following:
- the glgB gene encoding 1,4-alpha-glucan branching protein GlgB, translated as MSKTKLSTELQSLVDAKCSDPFAVLGRHPKDDKQVVVRAFLPHAESVALAEGNVPLTRIEGTALFEWHGLASQVPSRYRLIWRDQDHYEHIGYDPYCYGPQLPDYDLHLFSEGKHWHAYRLLGARVHEVENVAGVLFSVWAPNAERVSVVGDFNRWDGRCHQMRVHGNGVWELFIPGLEPGLVYKYEIRAKNGDILLKTDPYGRFYEVRPNTASIVTANDKFNWHDQKWLKQREKFDWQHKPISIYEVHLGSWQRGSEGELLNYRQLAVALVEYAKTLGFTHLELLPVTEHPYDKSWGYQTTGYYAPTSRFGSPEDFRWFVDYCHQHEIGVILDWVPAHFPKDAHALAWFDGTSLYEHEDPRLGEHRDWSTLIFNFGRYEVKNFLISSALFWLEEYHVDGLRVDAVASMLYLDYSREEGEWIPNKYGGRENLEAIDFLRSLNEITHQQVPGVLIMAEESTAWPQVTKPPYVGGLGFDLKWNMGWMNDTLRYMEKESIYRQYHQGELTFSLIYAFTENFLLPFSHDEVVHGKQSMLYKMPGDEWQRFANLRLVYFYMFTHPGKKLLFMGCEFGQGREWDSSQVLDWYVLAYPFHQGLQHLVKTLNHTYQKETALHANDFTDAGFEWIDCHDAHNSVLIYIRKDPETGAFLIVALNFTPVPREYYHIGVPAAGRYDEILNSDAQEFGGSGVINSPEGIWTQEQAWMNRPHSLYITLPPLGGVVLKHSQTAPGPQAVLTPPKKN; from the coding sequence ATGAGTAAAACAAAACTGTCCACAGAATTACAGAGTCTTGTCGATGCAAAATGCAGCGATCCCTTTGCCGTTTTAGGCCGTCATCCCAAAGATGATAAACAGGTTGTGGTGCGTGCTTTTTTGCCCCATGCCGAAAGCGTGGCATTGGCTGAAGGAAACGTGCCATTGACTCGAATTGAAGGTACTGCTCTTTTCGAATGGCATGGCTTAGCATCACAAGTTCCTTCACGCTATCGGCTGATTTGGCGCGATCAAGACCATTACGAGCACATTGGTTATGATCCTTATTGCTACGGACCGCAATTGCCGGATTACGATTTACATTTATTCAGTGAAGGTAAACATTGGCATGCTTACCGTTTGCTGGGCGCGCGCGTACATGAAGTCGAAAATGTCGCCGGTGTGCTGTTTTCCGTGTGGGCGCCTAATGCGGAGCGGGTCAGTGTAGTCGGCGATTTTAATCGCTGGGACGGTCGATGCCATCAAATGCGAGTGCATGGCAATGGGGTGTGGGAACTTTTTATTCCAGGATTAGAGCCTGGCTTGGTTTATAAGTATGAAATTCGCGCGAAGAACGGCGATATTTTATTAAAGACAGATCCTTACGGTCGGTTTTATGAGGTTCGCCCGAATACGGCAAGCATTGTAACGGCAAACGATAAGTTTAATTGGCATGACCAAAAATGGTTGAAACAGCGTGAGAAGTTCGATTGGCAGCACAAGCCGATTAGCATTTACGAGGTGCATTTGGGGTCTTGGCAACGAGGTTCCGAAGGCGAGTTGCTCAATTACCGGCAATTAGCGGTGGCCTTGGTGGAATATGCCAAGACCCTGGGCTTTACTCATCTTGAGTTATTGCCGGTTACTGAGCATCCCTATGATAAATCGTGGGGCTACCAAACGACGGGTTACTATGCGCCAACTAGCCGTTTCGGTAGTCCCGAAGATTTTCGCTGGTTTGTCGATTATTGTCATCAGCACGAGATCGGTGTCATTCTCGATTGGGTGCCTGCGCATTTTCCAAAAGATGCGCATGCGCTTGCATGGTTCGACGGCACATCGCTTTACGAGCATGAAGATCCAAGGCTCGGCGAACATCGTGATTGGTCGACATTGATCTTTAATTTCGGTCGCTATGAAGTTAAGAACTTTTTGATCTCGAGTGCGCTATTCTGGCTCGAGGAATATCATGTAGACGGCTTGCGAGTCGATGCGGTAGCTTCAATGTTGTATCTTGATTATTCTCGTGAAGAAGGCGAGTGGATACCCAATAAATACGGCGGTCGCGAAAATTTGGAGGCCATCGACTTTTTAAGATCTTTGAACGAAATTACCCATCAGCAAGTTCCCGGCGTGCTGATTATGGCCGAAGAGTCGACCGCTTGGCCGCAAGTTACTAAACCTCCTTATGTCGGTGGGCTTGGCTTCGATTTGAAGTGGAATATGGGTTGGATGAACGATACGTTGCGCTACATGGAAAAAGAGTCGATCTATCGCCAATACCATCAGGGAGAATTAACCTTTAGTCTGATTTACGCCTTTACGGAAAATTTTTTGTTGCCGTTTTCTCACGATGAAGTGGTTCACGGCAAGCAATCGATGTTATATAAAATGCCCGGCGATGAGTGGCAGCGCTTCGCTAATTTGCGTTTGGTGTATTTTTATATGTTTACCCACCCCGGCAAAAAGTTGCTGTTCATGGGTTGTGAATTCGGTCAAGGGCGCGAATGGGACAGCAGTCAAGTGCTTGACTGGTATGTGTTGGCTTACCCTTTCCATCAAGGACTGCAGCATCTGGTTAAGACGCTGAATCACACCTATCAAAAGGAGACGGCTTTGCATGCCAATGATTTTACCGATGCGGGATTTGAGTGGATCGATTGCCATGATGCCCATAACTCGGTGCTGATCTATATCCGTAAGGATCCGGAGACAGGCGCGTTTCTCATTGTGGCGTTGAATTTTACCCCGGTGCCTCGTGAGTATTATCACATTGGTGTACCGGCAGCCGGGCGTTATGATGAAATCCTTAATTCCGACGCGCAGGAATTCGGCGGCAGCGGGGTGATAAATTCACCGGAGGGTATTTGGACTCAAGAGCAGGCTTGGATGAATCGGCCTCATTCGCTCTATATTACCTTGCCGCCTTTAGGTGGGGTCGTCTTAAAACACAGCCAAACGGCGCCCGGTCCGCAAGCGGTGTTAACGCCTCCCAAAAAGAATTAA
- a CDS encoding alpha-amylase family glycosyl hydrolase, with protein sequence MRMYNLFPLLAGHFGQWETHLERAAAMRFDWVFVNPLQKTGASGSLYSIADYFQLNPLLVDPKSKKTAEQQLRTLIHQAEKKHRLRFMTDLVLNHCAIDSPLLKQHPEWFVREHGQVQRPFCLEDGGHKVVWEDLAQLDHGRSHDNGLYAYFRKIIESYIDLGFKGFRCDAAYQLSPELWRQLITDTKQKHPDVVFTAETLGCSAERTKQTAQAGFDYIFNSSKWWDFESPWLPEQYQLLRQAAPSIGFPESHDTPRLFAESNGNAEALKQRYLFSAVFSSGVMMPMGYEYGFSKPLHVVHTRPEDWENTEVNLTEFITQVNTVKADYPIFQEEGPFNLIGYTQSPILFFWKASLSGQQEALILLNKDPWHRHEFSTPDLYQYVQSRAPFTDLSPEYPLAYVPSPYHFDLLPGMVRVMVTTQ encoded by the coding sequence ATGAGGATGTACAACTTGTTCCCCCTGTTGGCAGGCCACTTCGGGCAGTGGGAGACGCACTTGGAAAGGGCCGCGGCGATGCGGTTCGATTGGGTTTTCGTCAACCCGTTACAAAAAACCGGGGCGTCCGGCAGTCTGTATTCCATTGCCGATTATTTTCAGTTAAACCCGCTGTTGGTCGATCCGAAATCCAAAAAGACCGCCGAGCAACAATTGCGGACCTTGATTCATCAGGCTGAGAAAAAACACCGACTCCGCTTTATGACCGATTTGGTATTGAATCACTGTGCGATCGATTCGCCCTTGTTAAAACAGCACCCTGAATGGTTTGTTCGTGAGCATGGGCAGGTGCAGCGTCCTTTTTGTCTCGAAGACGGCGGCCATAAAGTGGTGTGGGAGGATTTAGCGCAACTCGATCATGGCCGCAGTCACGATAATGGGCTTTATGCCTATTTTCGTAAAATCATCGAGTCATACATCGATCTGGGTTTTAAAGGCTTTCGTTGCGATGCCGCCTATCAATTATCGCCCGAACTTTGGCGGCAATTGATTACGGATACGAAACAAAAACATCCCGATGTGGTGTTTACCGCTGAAACGCTAGGCTGTAGCGCCGAGCGTACCAAGCAAACCGCGCAAGCCGGGTTTGATTATATTTTCAATAGTTCCAAATGGTGGGATTTCGAAAGTCCTTGGTTACCGGAACAGTATCAATTGTTGCGCCAAGCCGCTCCGTCGATCGGTTTTCCCGAAAGCCACGATACGCCTCGTTTATTTGCCGAAAGCAACGGCAATGCTGAAGCCCTAAAGCAGCGTTACTTGTTTTCCGCAGTGTTCAGCAGCGGCGTGATGATGCCGATGGGTTACGAATACGGTTTTAGTAAACCGCTGCATGTGGTGCATACACGCCCCGAGGATTGGGAAAATACCGAGGTGAATTTGACCGAGTTTATTACTCAAGTCAACACGGTGAAAGCCGATTACCCTATATTCCAGGAAGAGGGCCCTTTTAACCTAATCGGTTATACGCAGTCGCCGATACTCTTTTTCTGGAAAGCCAGCCTATCCGGGCAACAAGAAGCTTTGATCTTGTTAAATAAGGACCCTTGGCACCGTCATGAGTTTTCGACGCCCGATCTCTATCAATATGTTCAGTCGCGCGCGCCGTTTACCGATCTTTCGCCGGAGTATCCGCTAGCTTATGTGCCGAGTCCTTATCATTTCGACTTATTGCCGGGCATGGTTCGAGTGATGGTTACTACGCAGTAA